A portion of the Bactrocera neohumeralis isolate Rockhampton chromosome 2, APGP_CSIRO_Bneo_wtdbg2-racon-allhic-juicebox.fasta_v2, whole genome shotgun sequence genome contains these proteins:
- the LOC126765926 gene encoding protein SEC13 homolog, which translates to MVSLINTVDTGHEDMIHNAVLDYYGLHLATCSSDGSVKVFDVKNGNQILVADLKGHQGPVWQVAWAHPKFGNLLASCSYDRKVIVWKEGAANEWTKFYEYNNHDSSVNSVAFAPAEYGLILACGSSDGSISILTCNIEYGVWDSKKISNAHTIGCNAISWCSSTVPEPAFDQRSSTRNTAVKRLASAGCDNCVKIWREDSDRWVEENRLEGHSDWVRDVAWAPSIGLARSQIASASQDRHVIIWNSTDLTTWSSTILHTFDDVVWSVSWSMTGNILAVTGGDNKVTLWKENNENQWMCINDDAAATNAQTNEQRTL; encoded by the exons ATGGTTAGTTTGATCAACACAGTAGACACCGGTCATGAGGATATGATCCACAATGCAGTGCTGGACTACTATGGACTGCATTTGGCAACTTGCTCATCAGATGGGTCTGTAAAGGTGTTCGATGTAAAGAACGGAAATCAAATTTTGGTTGCTGACCTCAAGGGTCATCAAGGGCCTGTGTGGCAAGTAGCATGGGCCCATCCCAAGTTTGGAAATCTATTGGCTTCCTGCTCATATGATCGTAAAGTTATCGTATGGAAAGAGGGCGCTGCAAATGAATGGACgaaatt ctatGAGTACAACAATCACGATTCCTCCGTTAATTCGGTAGCTTTTGCGCCTGCCGAATACGGTCTGATACTAGCGTGCGGCAGTTCGGATGGTTCGATATCCATACTAACATGCAACATAGAATATGGCGTTTGGGATAGCAAGAAGATCTCGAATGCACACACTATCGGTTGCAATGCAATTTCTTGGTGTTCTTCAACTGTGCCAGAACCGGCATTTGATCAGCGTTCTTCAACACGAAACACTGCGGTTAAGCGTCTCGCTAGTGCTGGCTGCGATAATTGTGTGAAAATATGGCGAGAAGATTCTGATCGTTGGGTGGAGGAAAATCGGCTTGAGGGACACTCTGACTGGGTGCGTGACGTAGCTTGGGCGCCATCAATCGGGCTGGCCCGTTCACAAATCGCTTCGGCGTCACAAGATCGTCATGTTATTATCTGGAATAGCACTGATTTAACGACATGGTCGTCAAcaatattgcatacttttgatGATGTGGTTTGGAGTGTGAGTTGGTCAATGACTGGAAATATATTAGCCGTTACTGGTGGTGACAATAAAGTGACACTGTGGAAAGAAAATAACGAGAACCAATGGATGTGCATCAATGACGATGCCGCGGCTACAAATGCACAAACAAACGAGCAGCGCACGCTGTAA